A portion of the Esox lucius isolate fEsoLuc1 chromosome 20, fEsoLuc1.pri, whole genome shotgun sequence genome contains these proteins:
- the LOC105024439 gene encoding histone-lysine N-methyltransferase ASH1L isoform X4 produces MDQRAKGGPSPPSTSPLLPLAPPGQHPEKEGGGGKRKRREKEEGSAVLEVLIEGHCGTAGQSQLPFPGRERSCSEGNVRLRIGVQTAKRTKKPPRTLEGYECVPPIKTHQRPGRGPVGRGGQEGGGSGQGNSPWEKGDGGQNQGSDPYTNQTKNLDSASTPPLASSSSTTTTPPITAPSSSDTQTLPGKRQVPAKLAHETERKSDTSPGKLGYSDLPGAHSKLPSPAQTNQATPSDPTSSSPHSPLPSSPRSPFIKDPSDEKVVGGDGGMLNGGVPVVTCRPTRLTKVKGRKQDCSSTPVVTNMNSTRPQASSPHQSDPAAQHRTTSPRCPLPPAPTTPLLQNQPGTPVADGIINPATSQGISCGALLQSSVGNDRVREEKAKKKKEKHDKVRVEKGKGERRDKGKGKEGQVCNESPKKDRCETEKERTGLDWRGNNMTGKEEGEGERDKEKEKPKDVRVMNKSPSTKCQPLSEVQSRKPGTPGPDPDPDRTRGSGESDDPDSLSRPVVPPFNSTASNSSPLTACPPPPLLSSSPPTSPQEQDSRPLKKRKTRRQSWTRLVNRAQRLAENPDAPPEVPVVAPLTPSTPHKPSTTTPPNSPSAESRLATFAPLPLNPSPLSTSTSTPAKPRPAGRPQSPTQTHLSASDPSSPPVPDCPASQARKRGRPKSQMLSTEKTPPRCSLRPEVHPGGHGETPDRPVVNPVLDLSPTLTSPSGPNFTPRKRGRPKRQPSSLASKQTFQDLHRRTLSSFEGKKEGRKRSSEKGNGKLRSIMGEMKRRKRRLLREMLSRRGGGEEGRGGEGGGETSRGGTGGVSSSLTSCFGGNLGPQINVSKRGTIYMGKRRGRKPKAPVTSACQFTLLHSLPGPSPFPSSQPHPPLTHPFPSPSLTHSSGAQSPYSDGGFTEPAPSLFLPHPFSLPSPSSSCASPRPLSSFSSSSSLSPSLKRSSAGQGRQPLFHHPSGRLSSLSLTHPHPSAPPHQSISPAHLKESTPSLISQSHCEETLPRDSRLGFDSNSISERGERRSGGRGKVGMGMNSEVTRSVFRSGLGVSLKGQRHQPPSKLLEHLPPVLSPLRLSDSPPSPPSASPRHTHPVTPPSAFVEPRDRHRHGRASYQGPYTCPSCPPCAPCPCLGHKAPKRQKHKRKRKYQHLLMHAQDPDFLSELDDLIGQFSEVRIGRHRDWARAGLGRKLDESGGNATGGKRRHSSPLSSHHFRSNVYRINLSGYYSPHPISYPPHPSFSPLPPHPCHLCGSRKPGRRLKCGCPTKPCQPLDQGDCAQGQRCPLQGNTGYLHPSSLSTPLSSPSTPSTSMPLGLGYYRGYPLSMAHYQTPPHPSYSLPPPYASHQPHLHHPHLLLNPARFHRRRSRQLREGGVGRRDGGGEEVGGRAGVGSCPGALPGLSCVCGGADHKLRHKHRHRPRDWVCERKDEEGVVGSRQRSEFTVRSAEGGSRTGGQGSGGLMESPWQRRYGKDLSSFSSAATKQAFSSSSSPSSARAVERLKHPPLSCLGSTHLSSFGEGLGGQLNPWLRNGGLGAGFRPPTTTLGTLTGGQRSTAVAGSEREEGDSLTSSHGPRHSTFTPLTNTNLFTSSTNGRSMGNGRASSRPSSQDVSLRREELSQKEKRSTGPHPDLNMRTCQSVGAKRGPGRPRKNPLLSPTAPPNPLTEAHHHNGDRNRGSGGASEGGREDDTVQEVIEAVIRKQKRRGRKRRRVEQEEEEEEEEDPPCFHSTVC; encoded by the exons ATGGACCAGAGAGCGAAGGGGGGCCCATCTCCACCATCCACATCCCCTCTCCTGCCCCTTGCTCCACCTGGGCAGCACCCGGAGAAGGAGGGCGGCGgggggaagagaaagaggagggagaaggaagagggcAGCGCAGTGCTGGAGGTACTCATCGAGGGGCACTGTGGCACAGCAGGGCAGAGTCAGCTCCCATTcccaggcagagagaggagctgCTCCGAGGGCAACGTAAGGCTGAGGATCGGAGTTCAAACTGCCAAACGCACCAAGAAACCCCCCAGGACTCTGGAGGGCTATGAGTGTGTACCCCCCATCAAGACCCACCAGAGACCTGGGAGGGGGccagtggggagggggggtcaggagggaggggggagcgGACAGGGCAACAGCCCTTGGGAGAAAGGGGATGGAGGGCAGAACCAGGGGTCGGACCCCTACACCAATCAGACCAAGAATTTGGACTCCGCCTCCACTCCGCCTCTGGCTTCGTCATCATCGACGACAACAACGCCCCCTATAACCGCTCCCAGCTCATCCGACACACAGACCCTGCCAGGCAAACGG CAGGTCCCTGCGAAACTGGCccatgagacagagaggaagtcTGACACTTCACCAGGAAAACTAGGGTACTCTGACCTTCCTGGTGCCCACAGCAAACTACCCTCACCTGCCCAAACCAACCAAGCAACCCCCTCTGACCCCACATCTTcctccccccactcccctcTTCCCTCATCACCTCGCTCCCCCTTCATTAAGGACCCTAGCGATGAGAAGGTAGTTGGTGGGGATGGTGGTATGCTGAACGGGGGAGTACCTGTAGTCACTTGCCGTCCTACAAGACTTACAAAGGTCAAAGGTCGCAAACAGGACTGTTCTTCCACACCTGTCGTCACAAACATGAATTCAACAAGACCCCAAGCCTCCAGTCCCCATCAGTCCGACCCTGCTGCCCAGCACAGGACTACAAGCCCCAGGTGCCCTCTTCCACCTGCCCCAACTACCCCGCTGCTTCAAAACCAGCCAGGAACCCCAGTGGCTGACGGGATAATAAATCCTGCTACTTCCCAAGGCATTAGCTGTGGAGCATTACTACAGTCCTCTGTGGGAaatgacagagtgagagaggagaaagccaagaagaaaaaagagaagCATGACAAAGTCAGGGTTGAGAAAGGAAAGGGCGAGAGAAGGGACAAGGGAAAAGGGAAGGAAGGCCAAGTGTGTAATGAGAGTCCAAAGAAGGACAGGTGTGAGACCGAGAAGGAGAGAACTGGGTTGGATTGGAGAGGGAATAATATgacagggaaggaggagggagagggggaacgAGACAAGGAAAAGGAGAAGCCCAAAGACGTGCGAGTAATGAATAAATCCCCTTCTACAAAGTGTCAGCCGTTGTCTGAGGTTCAGAGCAGGAAACCTGGTACACCCGgcccagacccagacccagaccGGACCAGAGGATCAGGGGAATCAGATGATCCAGATTCCCTCTCAAGACCCGTTGTCCCTCCTTTCAACTCCACTGCCTCcaactcctctcctctcactgcTTGCCCTCCTccgcctctcctctcttcatctcctcccacctcccctcAAGAGCAAGATAGCCGGCCACTGAAGAAGCGTAAGACCAGACGGCAAAGCTGGACAAGGCTGGTGAACCGGGCTCAGAGACTGGCAGAGAACCCAGATGCCCCCCCAGAAGTTCCTGTAGTGGCCCCCTTGACCCCCTCTACCCCCCACAAACCCTCAACTACCACTCCACCCAACTCTCCGTCAGCTGAGTCACGTTTAGCCACCTTCGCCCCCCTACCCCTcaatccctcccccctctccaccTCTACATCCACCCCTGCCAAGCCCAGACCTGCAGGGCGGCCCCAGTCCCCAACACAGACTCACCTGTCAGCCTCTGACCCTAGCTCTCCTCCTGTACCTGACTGTCCCGCCTCTCAAGCCAGAAAGAGGGGTCGCCCCAAATCCCAGATGCTGAGCACAGAGAAGACCCCACCCAGATGCTCCCTGAGACCTGAGGTGCACCCTGGTGGGCATGGTGAGACTCCAGACCGCCCTGTCGTCAACCCAGTGTTGGATCTCAGTCCCACTCTCACCAGCCCCTCTGGTCCCAACTTCACTCCCAGGAAACGGGGTCGCCCCAAACGGCAGCCCTCCTCCCTTGCCTCCAAACAGACCTTCCAGGACCTTCATAGGAGGACACTGAGTTCCTTTGAAGGTAAGAAGGAGGGGCGAAAACGTTCCTCTGAAAAGGGTAATGGGAAACTGAGGAGTATCatgggagagatgaagaggaggaagaggaggttaCTCAGGGAGATGCTGTCCAGGCGTGGAGGAGGCGAGGagggcagaggaggagagggaggtggagagacgtCTCGTGGAGGCACAGGCGGGGTGTCATCCTCCTTGACCTCCTGCTTCGGTGGTAACCTCGGCCCTCAGATCAACGTGAGTAAGAGAGGAACCATCTACATGGGCAAGAGGAGAGGACGCAAGCCTAAAGCTCCAGTGACCTCAGCCTGTCAGTTCACCCTTCTCCACAGCCTCCCTGGTCCCTCACCCTTCCCCTCTTCCCagccccatcctcccctcactcACCcgttcccctccccctctctcacccactccAGTGGGGCCCAGAGTCCTTACAGTGATGGAGGCTTCACAGAACcagctccctctctcttcctcccccaccccttctccctcccctccccctcatcCTCCTGCGCATCGCCACGTCCTctttcctccttttcctcctcctcatccctctctccctcactcaagAGGAGTTCTGCTGGCCAGGGACGACAACCCCTTTTCCACCACCCCTCTGGTAGActctcctctttgtctcttACTCACCCTCATCCCTCTGCCCCCCCACACCAGTCCATCTCCCCTGCTCACCTGAAAGAGTCCACACCCTCacttatcagccaatcacactGCGAAGAGACGTTGCCTAGAGACAGTAGGCTTGGCTTTGACTCTAACAGTATCTCAGAGCGGGGCgagaggaggagtggggggagagggaaggtgGGCATGGGAATGAACTCTGAGGTCACCAGGTCAGTTTTCCGGTCAGGGTTAGGGGTCAGTCTGAAGGGTCAGAGACATCAACCTCCTTCCAAATTGCTAGAACACCTGCCCCCTGTTCTCTCGCCACTCAGATTGTCAgactctcccccttctcccccctCCGCCTCCCCCAGACACACGCACCCTGTTACTCCTCCTTCTGCCTTTGTGGAACCTCGAGACAGGCACAGGCACGGACGGGCCAGTTACCAGGGCCCTTATACCTGCCCCTCCTGTCCCCCCTGCGCCCCCTGCCCCTGCCTCGGACACAAAGCCCCAaagagacaaaaacacaaacgcaaGAGGAAGTACCAGCACCTGCTCATGCATGCACAGGACCCGGacttcctgtctgaactggatGATCTGATTGGCCAGTTCAGCGAGGTGCGTATTGGGCGCCACCGTGATTGGGCCAGAGCTGGACTTGGGCGGAAGCTTGATGAGAGCGGGGGAAACGCTACTGGAGGGAAAAGACGTCACTCTTCGCCCTTGTCATCGCATCATTTCCGCTCAAATGTGTACCGGATCAACTTGAGTGGATACTACTCTCCTCATCCCATCTCTTACCCCCCTCAcccctctttctccccactCCCCCCTCACCCCTGCCACCTCTGTGGCAGTAGAAAGCCTGGGCGGAGGTTGAAGTGTGGCTGTCCGACCAAGCCCTGCCAGCCTTTAGACCAGGGTGACTGTGCCCAGGGTCAGAGGTGTCCATTGCAGGGTAACACCGGGTACCTGCACCCCTCCTCTCTCAGCACCCCGctgtcctccccctccaccccctccacctccatgcCTCTGGGTTTGGGCTACTATCGAGGCTATCCTCTAAGCATGGCCCATTACCAAACACCACCGCACCCCTCATATTCCCTGCCTCCCCCCTACGCCTCCCATCAgccccacctccaccaccctcacctcctcctcaacCCAGCCAGGTTCCACAGGAGGAGGAGTAGGCAgctgagggaggggggtgtGGGTAGaagggatgggggaggagaaGAAGTGGGAGGCAGGGCTGGGGTTGGCTCCTGTCCGGGGGCCCTGCCTGGCCTGTCCTGTGTATGTGGGGGGGCTGATCACAAACTGAGACACAAACATCGTCACAGACCACGTGACTGGGTTTGTGAAAGAAAGGACGAGGAGGGCGTGGTAGGGTCACGGCAAAGGTCAGAGTTCACCGTTAGGTCAGCGGAAGGAGGAAGTAGGACTGGAGGACAAGGCAGTGGAGGGTTGATGGAGTCTCCATGGCAACGCAGGTATGGAAAAGACCTCTCGTCTTTCTCCTCTGCTGCTACCAAACAAGCCTTTTCttcttcatcatcaccatcatcagcAAGAGCAGTAGAGAGACTGAAACACCCCCCCCTCAGCTGTCTGGGCTCCACTCACCTGTCGTCATTTGGGGAGGGCTTGGGGGGACAGCTCAACCCCTGGTTGAGAAATGGTGGACTGGGAGCAGGATTCAGACCCCCCACCACTACCCTGGGCACTCTGACAGGGGGGCAGAGGTCGACCGCTGTGGCAgggtcagagagagaggagggggataGCCTCACATCCAGTCACGGTCCTCGTCACAGCACCTTCACCCCCCTGACAAACACCAACCtgttcacctcctccaccaatGGGAGGAGCATGGGGAACGGCAGGGCCAGTAGTCGACCAAGCAGCCAAGACGTGTCACTGAGGAGGGAGGAGCTATCgcagaaagagaagagaagcaCAG GCCCACACCCTGACCTAAACATGAGGACCTGTCAAAGCGTTGGGGCTAAGAGAGGGCCTGGAAGACCCAGGAAGAACCccttactctcacctacagccCCACCAAACCCCCTGACTGAGGCCCACCACCACAacggagacagaaacagaggaagTGGAGGAGCTTCAGAAGGAGGACGAGAAGATGATACAGTGCAGGAGGTGATTGAAGCTGTGATTCGGAAACAGAAAAGAAGAGGACGGAAGAGGAGGCGTGttgagcaggaggaggaggaggaggaggaggaggatccACCCTGTTTTCACAG CACTGTGTGCTAA